A genomic window from Candidatus Tumulicola sp. includes:
- the meaB gene encoding methylmalonyl Co-A mutase-associated GTPase MeaB: MQTAPSKAAEARGRELAHRVLDADWRALARAITLIENDDPAAAALVAALYPRTGHAHVIGVTGPPGSGKSTLVDLLAAVIRKEGRTVGIVCVDPSSPFTGGAVLGDRVRMQRHAGDGGVFIRSMASRKSLGGLAPATRDAVRALDAFGRDVILVETVGVGQIELEIVKVADTVVVVTVPGLGDGVQTIKAGLLEIADIFVVNMADRPGAHQTVSDLKTMLTLGGSEERRRRWMPPVLETIGTTGEGVPALWEACQRHRLVLTADERMGRSRDRLREEVVAAVQRHIGDYVADELAHNGAMENVLAAVLQRELDPRTAARRIVADHLKKT; encoded by the coding sequence ATGCAAACCGCACCGTCCAAGGCCGCTGAAGCGCGCGGGCGCGAGCTGGCTCACCGCGTGCTCGACGCCGATTGGCGGGCTCTCGCGCGCGCCATCACGCTCATCGAGAACGATGACCCGGCGGCAGCTGCGCTGGTCGCCGCCCTGTATCCGCGAACGGGTCACGCTCACGTCATCGGCGTGACGGGTCCGCCCGGCTCGGGCAAAAGCACTTTGGTCGACTTGCTCGCGGCCGTGATCCGCAAGGAGGGCCGCACCGTCGGCATCGTATGCGTCGATCCGTCGAGTCCGTTCACCGGCGGCGCGGTGCTCGGCGATCGCGTTCGCATGCAGCGGCACGCCGGCGACGGCGGCGTCTTCATCCGCAGCATGGCCTCGCGCAAGAGTCTCGGGGGCTTGGCACCGGCGACGCGCGACGCGGTGCGCGCGCTGGACGCCTTCGGACGCGACGTCATCCTCGTCGAGACGGTGGGCGTGGGTCAGATCGAGTTGGAGATCGTCAAGGTCGCGGACACGGTCGTCGTCGTCACCGTGCCAGGACTCGGCGACGGCGTGCAAACCATCAAGGCCGGGTTGCTCGAGATCGCCGACATCTTCGTGGTCAATATGGCTGACCGGCCGGGCGCCCATCAGACCGTTTCCGATCTCAAGACGATGCTGACGCTCGGCGGATCGGAAGAGCGCCGTCGCCGCTGGATGCCGCCGGTGCTCGAGACGATCGGCACGACCGGCGAAGGCGTCCCCGCCCTATGGGAAGCCTGCCAGCGGCACCGGCTCGTCCTCACGGCCGACGAACGCATGGGGCGCTCGCGCGATCGCCTGCGCGAAGAAGTCGTCGCTGCCGTGCAGCGCCACATCGGGGACTATGTGGCCGATGAGCTCGCGCACAACGGCGCGATGGAAAACGTGCTCGCCGCGGTGCTCCAGCGGGAACTGGATCCGCGGACCGCGGCTCGGCGCATCGTCGCCGATCACCTCAAGAAGACTTGA
- a CDS encoding energy transducer TonB: protein MKAILRAILCLVFALGWLATSSVPASAKCALVPTSFVLAGVGKSGGLFRYEVSLWADSGGPSSAVFAVSSVNTGPKQIYAPHVVLSKGEGGAFKGTMTFAISARYARGISVKQVGSKDGTSAPCADAEHRIDGPPGTADFDDSTPAAKALSEAKPVIEKSNDPGIFEHMMIANYPAREHANGIQGSALVQVIVGNDGTVLEASVIRSSGHPGLDGAALEAARSSTYVETKVQGKPAVGKYKTEYSFNLPL from the coding sequence ATGAAGGCGATTTTGCGGGCTATCTTGTGCCTCGTTTTCGCGCTTGGGTGGCTTGCGACGTCGAGCGTGCCGGCGTCGGCGAAGTGCGCGCTCGTCCCGACCAGCTTTGTGCTCGCGGGCGTCGGCAAGTCCGGCGGCCTTTTCCGATATGAGGTGAGCCTGTGGGCCGATAGCGGCGGCCCGAGTTCCGCGGTCTTTGCGGTTTCTTCGGTCAATACGGGCCCCAAGCAGATATATGCTCCGCATGTGGTGCTGTCAAAAGGCGAAGGTGGCGCTTTCAAGGGGACGATGACGTTTGCGATCTCCGCTCGTTACGCGCGTGGGATTTCGGTCAAGCAGGTGGGCTCCAAGGACGGCACGTCGGCCCCGTGCGCCGATGCAGAGCACCGCATCGACGGACCACCGGGGACGGCGGACTTCGATGACAGCACGCCTGCGGCCAAAGCGCTGTCTGAAGCAAAGCCGGTCATCGAGAAATCGAACGATCCGGGCATTTTCGAGCACATGATGATCGCGAACTACCCTGCGCGCGAACACGCCAACGGGATTCAAGGCTCTGCGCTCGTTCAAGTCATCGTGGGTAACGACGGAACGGTGCTGGAAGCAAGCGTGATCCGAAGCAGCGGACATCCGGGCCTCGATGGCGCCGCGCTGGAGGCTGCCAGATCGAGCACCTACGTGGAGACCAAAGTTCAAGGCAAACCCGCGGTCGGCAAGTACAAGACAGAATACTCCTTCAATCTTCCCCTCTGA
- the typA gene encoding translational GTPase TypA produces the protein MHTRPNVRNIAIVAHVDHGKTTLVDGMLRQAGIFRDPSQAGERVMDVNPIERERGITILAKNTGILWGDIKINIVDTPGHADFGGEVERVLQMVNGILLLVDAAEGPLPGTRFVLRKALEQDLPVITVINKIDRKDARPKEVLDEVLALFIDIGCADHQLDFPVIYANARAGTASTDLAVPGTTLRPLMDAIIEHVPEPPGDDEGPFQMLVSNIDHNEYVGRIAIGRVFRGIVRPGDAILRIRGDERTPHRVTKILEFVGLQRNELAEARAGDIIALSGAEGVNIADTLTDAEHAEAVDAVLVDEPTVAVDFLVNTSPFAGREGKYLTSRHLKDRLERELESNVALRVAPTASPDTFAVSGRGELHLSVLIETMRREGYELAVSKPQVVIIERDGKRMEPVEYLVVDVAEEHAGSVIEALGKRRAHLLNMLRFTSQQRLEYTLPTRALFGLRSELMTLTRGTAVVNHTYYDHQPLAGEIPHRGVGALVSAETGTVTAYALDNLQSRGTFFVGPQTTVYEGMVVGRTKSEDDITVNVCKAKKLTNMRASGSDDAPNLSPPELMTLERALEFIEDDELVEVTPQSIRLRKRQLHEDNRRRTRHAARASVL, from the coding sequence GTGCACACTCGTCCCAACGTTCGCAATATCGCGATTGTCGCCCATGTGGATCACGGCAAGACGACGCTCGTCGACGGCATGCTGCGCCAAGCGGGCATTTTCCGCGATCCGTCGCAGGCCGGCGAGCGCGTCATGGACGTCAATCCCATCGAGCGCGAGCGCGGCATCACGATCCTCGCCAAGAACACCGGCATCCTTTGGGGCGACATCAAGATCAACATCGTAGATACCCCGGGTCATGCCGATTTCGGCGGCGAAGTCGAGCGGGTTCTGCAGATGGTCAATGGCATACTGCTGCTCGTGGACGCCGCGGAGGGACCGCTCCCGGGGACACGCTTCGTCTTGCGCAAAGCCCTCGAACAAGATCTGCCGGTGATAACCGTCATCAACAAGATCGACCGCAAAGATGCCCGGCCGAAGGAAGTGCTGGATGAGGTGTTGGCCTTGTTCATCGACATCGGCTGCGCCGACCACCAGCTCGATTTTCCTGTGATCTATGCAAACGCTCGTGCCGGGACGGCGAGCACGGACCTCGCGGTGCCGGGCACCACTTTGCGCCCGCTGATGGACGCGATCATCGAGCACGTCCCCGAGCCGCCGGGCGACGATGAGGGCCCGTTCCAGATGCTCGTGTCCAACATCGATCACAACGAGTACGTGGGGCGCATCGCGATCGGCCGAGTGTTTCGCGGCATCGTGCGTCCGGGCGACGCGATCTTGCGCATCCGCGGCGACGAACGCACGCCGCATCGCGTGACCAAGATCTTGGAGTTCGTCGGCTTGCAACGCAACGAGCTCGCAGAGGCGCGAGCCGGTGACATCATCGCGCTCTCCGGCGCGGAAGGCGTGAATATCGCCGACACGCTGACCGACGCCGAACACGCCGAAGCGGTGGACGCCGTATTGGTGGACGAGCCGACCGTTGCGGTGGATTTTCTGGTCAATACGAGCCCGTTCGCCGGGCGCGAGGGCAAGTATCTGACCAGCCGCCATCTCAAGGACAGGCTCGAGCGCGAGTTGGAGAGCAACGTCGCGCTGCGCGTGGCTCCGACGGCCTCGCCCGACACGTTTGCGGTTTCAGGCCGCGGCGAGCTGCATCTGTCGGTGCTCATCGAAACGATGCGGCGCGAAGGCTACGAACTCGCGGTCTCCAAGCCGCAGGTGGTCATCATAGAGCGCGACGGCAAACGCATGGAGCCGGTGGAGTATTTGGTGGTCGACGTAGCGGAAGAACACGCGGGCTCGGTCATCGAGGCGCTCGGCAAACGCCGCGCTCACCTGCTCAATATGTTGCGCTTCACCTCGCAGCAGCGGCTCGAGTATACGCTGCCGACGCGCGCCCTGTTCGGTTTGCGCAGCGAACTCATGACCCTCACGCGCGGGACCGCAGTGGTCAATCACACGTACTACGACCATCAGCCGCTCGCGGGTGAGATCCCGCATCGCGGGGTCGGTGCTTTGGTGAGCGCCGAGACGGGAACCGTCACGGCCTACGCGCTCGACAACCTGCAGTCGCGAGGCACCTTCTTCGTCGGGCCTCAGACGACGGTCTACGAAGGCATGGTCGTGGGGCGAACCAAGTCCGAAGACGACATCACGGTCAACGTGTGCAAAGCCAAGAAACTCACCAACATGCGCGCCTCAGGTTCTGACGACGCGCCCAATCTGTCGCCGCCGGAGCTGATGACCCTCGAGCGCGCGCTCGAGTTCATCGAAGACGACGAGTTGGTGGAAGTGACGCCGCAGTCCATTCGCTTGCGCAAGCGTCAGCTGCACGAAGACAATCGCCGCCGCACCCGCCACGCCGCCAGGGCTTCTGTTCTTTAG
- a CDS encoding energy transducer TonB translates to MIIIAVVAALAAASPASSTDCPVAVRTFVQLDHGARFSRYRVAVTSAIAAPTAVRLVVRGDANAADPAVFVPLLTPRESVEGKATASVLFVWPSADLTAVNVKEVIDLTTATVTQCPQAQDVAILRYPGVEKNVFDDSAETRQPHVIAHVITDPSFINLVAPNVSETDVLAGHQGDAIIEITIGPGGKVEGVNVFRSSGYYTLDNAALKAARESTFSEPTLDGKPVRLSYFVTYRF, encoded by the coding sequence ATGATCATAATCGCCGTTGTCGCGGCCCTGGCAGCAGCGTCGCCCGCCTCATCGACTGACTGTCCGGTCGCCGTCCGGACCTTTGTCCAACTCGACCATGGCGCGCGATTCTCTCGCTACCGCGTGGCCGTGACCTCGGCGATCGCTGCGCCGACTGCGGTCCGACTCGTCGTTCGAGGCGACGCCAACGCCGCTGACCCCGCAGTTTTTGTTCCGCTCCTCACTCCTCGCGAAAGCGTGGAGGGCAAAGCCACCGCCAGTGTCCTGTTCGTGTGGCCAAGCGCTGACCTTACCGCCGTCAATGTGAAGGAAGTGATCGATCTGACCACCGCCACGGTCACGCAATGCCCGCAAGCACAAGACGTCGCCATTCTCCGCTATCCCGGTGTCGAGAAGAACGTCTTCGACGATTCCGCGGAGACGCGTCAGCCACACGTCATCGCGCACGTCATAACCGATCCGTCCTTCATTAACCTAGTCGCTCCAAACGTTTCCGAAACCGACGTCTTAGCGGGTCATCAGGGCGATGCGATCATCGAAATCACAATCGGGCCGGGCGGCAAGGTCGAAGGCGTCAACGTCTTTCGATCGTCGGGTTACTACACACTGGACAACGCCGCGCTCAAGGCCGCTCGGGAGAGCACATTTTCCGAGCCGACGCTGGACGGCAAGCCGGTGCGCCTGAGCTACTTCGTGACATACCGGTTTTGA
- a CDS encoding multidrug efflux RND transporter permease subunit, which yields MQFFISRPIFAAVCSAVILLAGAIVAPTLPVSHYPSIAPPQVTVQSEYIGANAEAVESSVTNPLEQQINGVEGLRYITSTSSDDGSSSIVATFDLGRDPNLAAQDVQNRVNVAQGVLPAQVKQTGITVNKNSTSFVMAYALTSDDPKYDPLFLSNYADRYITQAVNRVKGVGAVIIFGERKYAMRLWLDPQKLQAFGLTPADIVSALQQQNVQVAAGQIGQAPAPPGQLYQYNVRVAGRLSTPAEFSSIIVKSGPNYLVRLSDVGRVDLGAEQYASNLTFNGKPAVGMGVLQLQDANSLSVSQGVRAVMQEVSKQFPPGVHYRLAFDSSMFVDESIKELIKTLAIAIALVVLIIFLFLQDWRSTLIPAITIPVSLVGTFLLLKAFGFSINVLTLFGLTLATTLVVDDAIVVIENIVRYMSEHKLDSKTAAPLAMAEIASAVVATSLVLLAVFIPVAFFPGTTGVLYKQFALTIASTISISAFTALTLTPALSALFLGGEPPKHGRLMRAIGRGIQGIRDGYRGLLPWVLQHRAIVLIVFVALLGGTVLVLNLVPSAFVPDEDQGYFICVAQAPPGSSLEYTTNIMNQAVGIVRSEPDVVDIASVAGFGFTGSSPNNGIMFVLLKPWAERRGSGQSAQAIEARLSGKFFGITGASVFAFNPPSIQGVGNFGGFDFEVEDQANLGLPALAATAGTMEYRTNTDPMLRSVFTTFRNDSPQIQLNIDRNAVQALHINLSDVFDTLQIMLGSDYVNDFNYRNKSYRVYVQADAPFRSRVEDLANMYVRNKDGSMIPLSAFMTFQRTLGSPQIYHYNLFRSIEFNGSPAPGASSGQAISEMQKIAKQVLPAGMSYEWTGVSLDQIEAGAVTVIIFGLAVVFVFLVLAAQFESLVDPLIIIMAVPLSILGALGGIWLRGLQNDIFVQIGLVMLIGLSSKNAILIVQFGNILRRQGMPIAQAALQAARTRLRPILMTSFAFVFGLMPLVFASGAGEASRHSLGTAVVGGMFVSTLLNLLVIPLLYMIIAGWEERWRGRGEPASSSAAAD from the coding sequence ATGCAGTTCTTCATCTCGCGGCCGATCTTCGCGGCCGTCTGTTCTGCAGTCATCTTGCTGGCGGGCGCCATCGTGGCCCCGACGCTGCCGGTCTCGCATTACCCATCTATCGCGCCGCCGCAAGTCACGGTGCAATCCGAATACATCGGCGCGAACGCGGAAGCGGTGGAATCGTCGGTGACCAACCCCCTCGAGCAGCAGATCAACGGCGTCGAAGGTCTGCGCTACATAACGTCCACCAGTTCCGACGACGGTTCCAGTTCGATCGTCGCTACGTTCGATCTGGGACGCGACCCGAATCTCGCCGCGCAAGACGTGCAGAACCGCGTCAACGTGGCGCAAGGCGTGCTGCCGGCGCAGGTCAAGCAGACCGGCATCACCGTCAACAAGAATTCGACGTCGTTCGTGATGGCCTACGCGCTGACGTCAGACGATCCGAAATACGATCCGCTGTTCTTGAGCAACTACGCGGATCGCTACATCACGCAGGCGGTCAACCGCGTGAAGGGGGTCGGCGCCGTCATCATCTTCGGCGAGCGCAAATACGCGATGCGACTGTGGCTCGATCCGCAAAAGTTGCAGGCGTTCGGCCTGACGCCGGCCGACATCGTTTCCGCTTTGCAGCAGCAGAATGTCCAAGTCGCGGCGGGTCAGATCGGGCAGGCACCTGCGCCTCCAGGCCAGCTATACCAGTACAACGTGCGCGTGGCCGGCCGATTGTCGACGCCGGCCGAGTTCTCGAGCATCATCGTCAAGTCGGGGCCGAATTATCTCGTGCGTCTCTCCGACGTCGGCCGTGTGGACCTCGGCGCGGAGCAGTACGCGTCCAATCTCACCTTCAACGGCAAGCCGGCCGTCGGAATGGGCGTGCTGCAGCTCCAGGACGCTAATTCACTCTCGGTCTCGCAAGGCGTTCGCGCTGTCATGCAGGAGGTCTCGAAACAATTCCCGCCGGGCGTGCACTACCGCCTTGCTTTCGATTCTTCCATGTTCGTGGACGAGTCGATCAAAGAGCTGATCAAGACCTTGGCGATCGCGATCGCCCTGGTCGTGCTCATCATCTTCCTTTTCTTGCAAGACTGGCGCAGCACGCTTATCCCGGCGATCACCATTCCGGTGTCGCTGGTCGGCACGTTCTTGCTGCTGAAGGCATTCGGTTTCTCGATCAACGTCTTGACGCTCTTCGGGTTGACGCTGGCGACGACGCTCGTCGTAGACGACGCCATCGTGGTCATCGAGAACATCGTCCGCTACATGAGCGAGCACAAACTGGATTCAAAAACGGCGGCGCCTTTGGCGATGGCCGAGATCGCGAGCGCCGTCGTGGCGACGTCATTGGTGCTGCTCGCGGTGTTCATCCCGGTCGCGTTCTTCCCAGGCACTACAGGTGTGCTGTACAAACAATTCGCGCTGACCATCGCTTCGACGATCTCGATTTCGGCGTTCACGGCCTTGACGCTCACTCCGGCGCTCTCCGCGCTTTTCCTGGGCGGCGAACCACCCAAGCATGGCCGCCTGATGCGGGCGATCGGCCGGGGCATCCAAGGCATAAGGGACGGCTACCGCGGGCTGCTGCCGTGGGTGCTGCAACATCGCGCCATCGTGCTCATCGTTTTCGTGGCATTGCTCGGCGGAACGGTGCTCGTCCTCAATCTCGTGCCGTCCGCGTTCGTGCCCGATGAAGATCAGGGCTATTTCATCTGCGTCGCTCAGGCACCGCCCGGTTCGTCGCTTGAATACACGACCAATATCATGAACCAGGCGGTGGGTATCGTGCGCAGCGAGCCTGACGTCGTCGATATCGCAAGCGTGGCCGGCTTCGGATTCACCGGCAGCAGTCCGAACAACGGCATCATGTTCGTGCTGTTGAAGCCCTGGGCGGAGCGACGCGGTTCCGGCCAATCGGCGCAGGCGATCGAGGCGCGCCTGTCCGGCAAGTTCTTCGGCATCACCGGCGCCTCGGTGTTCGCCTTCAACCCGCCGTCGATCCAAGGCGTCGGCAATTTCGGCGGTTTCGACTTCGAAGTGGAAGATCAGGCCAACCTCGGCTTGCCGGCGCTGGCGGCGACCGCCGGAACCATGGAGTACCGGACCAATACCGATCCGATGCTGCGCTCGGTGTTCACGACGTTCCGTAACGACAGTCCGCAAATCCAACTGAACATCGACCGCAACGCGGTGCAGGCGCTGCACATCAACCTGAGCGATGTGTTCGACACGCTGCAGATCATGCTCGGTTCCGACTACGTGAACGACTTTAATTATCGCAACAAGTCATATCGGGTGTACGTCCAAGCCGACGCGCCGTTCCGCTCGCGCGTCGAGGATCTGGCGAACATGTACGTGCGCAACAAAGACGGGAGCATGATCCCGCTGAGCGCGTTCATGACGTTCCAGCGAACGCTCGGGTCGCCGCAGATCTACCACTACAATCTGTTCCGCTCGATCGAATTCAACGGCTCCCCGGCGCCCGGAGCTTCTTCGGGCCAGGCGATCAGCGAAATGCAGAAGATCGCCAAGCAGGTCCTACCCGCAGGCATGAGCTACGAGTGGACCGGCGTCTCGCTGGATCAGATCGAAGCCGGTGCCGTCACTGTGATCATCTTCGGTCTCGCGGTCGTCTTCGTCTTCCTCGTCTTGGCCGCGCAGTTCGAGAGTCTTGTGGATCCGTTGATCATCATCATGGCGGTGCCGTTGTCCATTCTCGGGGCGTTGGGCGGCATATGGCTGCGAGGCTTGCAAAACGACATCTTCGTCCAGATCGGGCTCGTGATGCTGATCGGGCTTTCGAGCAAGAACGCGATTTTGATCGTGCAATTCGGCAACATCTTGCGCCGTCAAGGCATGCCGATCGCGCAAGCCGCGCTGCAAGCCGCGCGCACGCGGTTGCGGCCCATCCTGATGACGTCGTTCGCGTTCGTGTTCGGCTTGATGCCGCTCGTGTTCGCGTCCGGCGCCGGCGAGGCGAGTCGCCACTCGCTGGGCACGGCCGTGGTGGGCGGCATGTTCGTGTCGACCCTCCTGAACCTGCTCGTGATCCCGCTGCTATACATGATCATCGCCGGTTGGGAAGAGCGCTGGCGCGGGCGCGGCGAGCCGGCGTCCAGCTCCGCCGCCGCCGACTAA
- a CDS encoding methionine synthase, translating into MISTTIAGSLPKPHWLAETERLWPQWRLDGPELERAKEDAVRIAIFEQERAGIDLVTDGEQFRRHFVHGFLERIDGVDFSKIVRKGIRADRYQADLPTVTGPVRRRGSAHGDEARFARSLTTRKLKVTMPGPMTIVDTLHDEYYGSRKALALAFAELLREEIGDLAAAGVDVVQLDEPAFNVYFEDLAEWGVEALDAAIRGAPCATAVHVCYGYGIPANLEWKRGLGQTWDQYAIVLPLLARSRIGQISIELAGSRVSPKVLALAGDKQLAVGVIDVADERVETPEEVCRTLRMALEHVPIERLAASTNCGMAPMSREVAYAKLRALGAGAKLVSA; encoded by the coding sequence TTGATAAGCACCACGATCGCCGGCAGTCTCCCGAAGCCGCACTGGCTGGCCGAGACGGAACGGTTGTGGCCGCAATGGCGGCTGGATGGGCCCGAATTAGAGCGTGCCAAAGAGGACGCGGTGCGCATCGCCATCTTCGAGCAGGAGCGTGCCGGCATCGACCTCGTGACCGACGGCGAGCAGTTCCGGCGTCATTTCGTCCACGGCTTTCTGGAGCGCATCGACGGCGTCGACTTTTCGAAAATAGTGCGCAAGGGCATTCGGGCCGACCGGTATCAAGCGGATCTCCCAACGGTGACGGGCCCGGTGCGAAGGCGCGGGTCGGCGCACGGAGATGAAGCGCGTTTTGCGCGTTCGCTGACCACGCGCAAACTCAAAGTGACGATGCCCGGTCCCATGACCATCGTCGACACGCTCCACGATGAATACTACGGCAGCCGGAAAGCGCTGGCACTGGCGTTCGCGGAGCTTTTGCGCGAGGAGATCGGCGATCTCGCGGCGGCCGGCGTCGATGTGGTCCAACTCGACGAGCCGGCGTTCAACGTTTACTTCGAGGATCTCGCGGAATGGGGCGTCGAGGCGCTCGATGCCGCGATTCGCGGTGCACCCTGCGCCACCGCCGTGCATGTGTGCTACGGTTACGGCATTCCGGCGAACTTGGAATGGAAACGCGGTCTGGGCCAAACGTGGGACCAATACGCGATCGTGTTGCCGCTGCTCGCACGCAGCCGCATCGGCCAGATCTCCATCGAATTGGCTGGTAGCCGCGTGTCGCCGAAAGTGCTCGCTCTGGCGGGCGACAAACAGCTCGCCGTAGGAGTCATCGACGTGGCCGACGAGCGCGTCGAAACGCCCGAAGAAGTTTGCCGTACCCTTCGGATGGCGCTGGAGCACGTGCCGATCGAGCGCCTCGCCGCATCGACGAACTGCGGCATGGCGCCGATGAGTCGTGAGGTCGCGTACGCCAAGTTGCGCGCGTTGGGTGCGGGGGCCAAACTCGTTTCAGCTTGA
- a CDS encoding MBL fold metallo-hydrolase — protein sequence MARITFIGAAGVVTGSKHLVETDAGARLLLDCGLYQGMRDLTERNWTPPPADPKTLDAVILSHAHLDHCGYLPALVQQGFRGSIYTTSATAETAALVLHDSAHLQEDEAARAQRHPERGAHAKPLYTDDDVNAVVKLFKPTAYDDLRDDIAGCRFRLSDAGHILGSALTELWFDRSKLTFTGDLGRYNRPLLRDPSPIAESEYVLAESTYGDRNHSATDPQVDLGNVTTAAMQRGGVLVIPAFAIGRTQEVLYAIGQLQRQGSFPNVDVYVDSPMAIEADAIMERHPEALRFDLKRRFGPGDMNMGASRVTISQTSDQSKALNALKTNAIIISSSGMASGGRILHHLRNRLPRQADTVCFVGFQGPGTLGNQLANGAKQVKVFGEEVSVNALITRIDGFSAHADRSELLRWFGNFRDKPSVYLVHAEPAAAASLAAAVTQTYGFPAQVAKQGQVLEIS from the coding sequence ATGGCCCGGATCACCTTCATCGGCGCCGCGGGCGTCGTAACCGGCAGCAAGCACCTCGTCGAGACCGACGCGGGCGCGCGCCTGCTTCTTGATTGCGGGTTGTATCAAGGCATGCGTGACCTGACGGAGCGGAACTGGACGCCGCCGCCGGCGGACCCCAAGACGTTGGACGCGGTGATCCTCTCGCACGCTCACCTCGACCATTGCGGCTACCTGCCGGCGCTCGTGCAGCAAGGCTTTCGGGGCTCGATCTACACGACTTCAGCGACCGCCGAGACGGCGGCTCTGGTCCTGCACGACTCGGCGCATTTGCAGGAAGACGAGGCGGCTCGAGCCCAGCGGCACCCCGAACGGGGCGCGCACGCAAAACCGCTATACACCGATGACGACGTCAACGCCGTCGTCAAACTTTTCAAGCCCACGGCGTATGACGACCTCCGCGACGACATCGCCGGCTGCCGCTTCCGCTTGTCGGATGCCGGCCACATCCTCGGCTCGGCCCTCACCGAGTTGTGGTTCGATCGATCGAAGTTGACGTTCACCGGCGACCTCGGGCGCTACAACCGGCCGCTCTTGCGCGACCCTTCGCCCATCGCCGAGAGCGAGTATGTGCTGGCCGAGTCGACGTACGGCGACCGCAACCACTCCGCGACCGATCCGCAGGTGGACTTAGGGAATGTGACCACCGCGGCCATGCAGCGCGGCGGCGTGCTCGTCATCCCGGCCTTCGCCATCGGCCGGACGCAAGAGGTGCTGTACGCCATCGGCCAGCTGCAGCGCCAGGGCAGCTTTCCTAACGTGGACGTCTATGTGGATAGCCCGATGGCCATCGAGGCCGACGCGATCATGGAACGCCATCCGGAAGCGCTTCGCTTCGACCTCAAGCGGCGCTTCGGGCCCGGCGATATGAACATGGGTGCGTCGCGGGTCACCATCTCGCAAACCTCAGATCAATCGAAGGCGCTCAATGCCCTTAAAACAAACGCGATCATCATCTCGTCCAGCGGCATGGCAAGCGGCGGTCGCATCCTCCATCACTTACGCAATAGGCTGCCGCGACAGGCCGATACAGTTTGCTTCGTCGGCTTCCAGGGACCGGGCACGCTCGGCAATCAGCTGGCGAACGGCGCCAAGCAAGTCAAGGTCTTTGGGGAAGAGGTGTCTGTCAATGCGCTCATCACGCGCATAGACGGCTTTTCGGCACACGCCGACCGCAGCGAATTGCTGCGCTGGTTCGGGAATTTCCGCGACAAGCCCAGCGTCTATCTGGTGCACGCAGAACCGGCCGCGGCGGCATCGCTCGCGGCGGCGGTGACTCAAACCTACGGCTTTCCCGCACAGGTCGCAAAACAGGGTCAGGTATTGGAGATTTCTTAA